In Leptospira perdikensis, the genomic window GTTTCTCCTTCAAATATATCCAAATCCACATCTTCCTGCATCAGGTTTTCTTCTGGATTTGTTGGGGTAAATCCAGGTTTATCTTTTTGAGAATCTATCGGTTTTTCTATAGGATTTTGCTGTGTTTGTGATTGGGCACCAACTAACTTACTTAATATGGGGTTTGCTTTTAAACCTTCGGAGATTTGAGTTGGGGGCGTAGGAGTGGTAGAAGCAGCTGGGTTCGCTGAAGGTTTTGATGTATCTGGCAATTGAGAAGTGGAGGCTTGTGGAACCACTTCAAAATGATTGCCGATAAGTTTTAAAATCTCAATTCTACGTGTATCTTTATTGAAACGTAGCGCATAACGATTGTTATCTTTGTCAATATACCTTTGTTGGATCTGAGAAATTGATAATTTGATAGGATCAATTTCAGAAATGGAATCTATTTTTATATAATGGTATTTTGATTTATCGGGAGTCACAGTCGTAAAATTTCCAACAAAGCTTCTGTGAAAGCATACGAGAGTAATACGTTCGGGTCAACTTCCTTCTCCCGAGAAATCAAAGTTAAGGTAAAAAAATCATACCGGTTGAGCTCCATACGTTGATAATGGCCTGATTCTCGTTTTTCAAAGCTTCCAGGTTCCATTCCTTCTACTTTTAGGGACAATATAGCCATTTTCGTGACAAGACCTAGATCCAAATTTCTTTGTTTGAGGATTTCATAAAGTTCGGAATCGATCCAAAGTAGAATGGGGAACATGGTTTTCTCCTATGGAAAGGGGTTGCGGAGGCTCTCTTTGGTACCCTTTTTTTTCTCTTTCGCCTTGACCGGCAGGGTGGTACTCAAAAGATAAGTAAAAATTCCTCGTAGGGGACATTCCTTGGCTAATTTAAAATCATCTAAAAAAGACATTCGTAGAACCGCTCGTAGAAAAGAGCGAAATGGTGAGGATCGCACTGAATTGCGTACTTACGCTCGTCTTCTCATCAAAGCAATCAAAGCTGGAGACAAAACAGAAGCTCTTACAGTATTCTCTAAACTTGCTTCCAAGTTGGACAGAGCTGCAAAAACTAAACTCATTCATAAGAAAAATGCGGATCGTAAAAAATCACGTATGGCACTTCGAATCAACTCCATCGAAACAAAAGCCGCCTAACATTTGCTTTTAGCTAGAAGGAATGAGGCCACCATTGGTGGCCTTTTTTATTTCTAAATCTTATTTACAAAAATCTCCACTCCGGTTCACTGGTCATAACAACGGGCGATTAGCTCAGCTGGGAGAGCAGCTGCCTTACAAGCAGCGGGTCGGCAGTTCAATCCTGTCATCGCCCAAACCGTTTTTCTTTTTATCTTCACGTTAATTCCACGTCACTGACACATTCCAAAAAGCAAAAAGATAGACTTGCAGTGTGAATCCACCAGCTTTGATAGTATTGTATGCGATTTACGAAAGAGTATGATCTGTCCTCCCTGATGATTTCTATCTCCGGTGTCCGGGGAAAAATTGGGTTAGGATTTGGCCTGGAAGAGGCATTGGCATTTTCAAAATCATTTGCTTCTATGATGAATGGCGGGACGGCAGTGATTGGGCGGGATTCAAGACCAAGTGGGCCTTACTTAGAATCACTTCTCACCTCGGCATTGTTAGCTTCTGGAAATTCTGTTTTAACATTGGGTTTGGTTCCTACTCCCACTACCAAAGCGGTTGTCAATCTTTCGAAAGCCAATGGCGGAATTATGATCTCTGCCTCACACAATCCTATGGATTGGAATGCATTTAAATTCATTTCTAAAAAAGGTTTTTTCTTTTCGGCAGAGGAAAACAAAAAACTTCTTTCGATCATTCAAAATGGATCTTATCCGAAAGAACAAATTTCACCTAAAGGATATATTGATTCCGGTGAAGATTACATTGACCTTCATTTATCTTCTGTTTTGAAACGAGTGAATGTAGCCAAAATCAAAAAGAAAAAATTTACTGTTTTTGTTGATGCGGTAGGTGGGGCAGGTTCCTACGTTGTGCCAAAGTTTTTACAGATGTTAGGTTGTAAGGTTGTGGCACATAATTGTAACCCGGATGGAACTTTCCCAAGACCTCCAGAACCTACTGCGGCCGCTTTAAAATCAGTGGAACCATATTTTAAAAAATCCAAAGCAGACATTGGTTTTGCTCTGGATCCTGATGCGGATAGACTCGTTTTATTTTCTCCCAAACGTGGTGCAGTTTCTGAGGAATACACTTTGCCATTGGCACTCATGAATGTTCTCTCTACAGCAAAGAAAAAAGCCAAGGTCGTTGTGAACTTATCTACTTCCTTTTTAAACGAAGAGGTTGGATCACGATTTGGTGCCGAAGTCATTCGCAGCAAAGTGGGTGAAGCAAACGTAGTAGAAGAAATGTTGAAAACCAAAGCTGTGTTTGGTGGTGAGGGGAACGGTGGTGTGATTGATCCAACCATCCCTTCTTTTGGTAGGGACACTTTGTCCGGAATTGCACATATCCTGAATCTTATGGCAGAAACTGGTAAATCAGCGGATGCTCTTTTGGACGAACTGCCGTCACTTTATATGGACAAACAATCCTTTCCTTTGGCAACGGGAATGTCTTTAGAAAGTCTTTATGAAAAATTTAAGTCAGAGTTTTCTCCGAAAGTCATTTCAGAGAAAGACGGACTTTGGATGTATGTATCCGATTCTTGGATCCATATACGTCCTTCCAATACAGAACCAATCTTTCGTGTCATTACTGAAACTAAATCCAAATCAGATTTGGAAACTACCTTAAAGAGGGT contains:
- the rpsT gene encoding 30S ribosomal protein S20, producing MANLKSSKKDIRRTARRKERNGEDRTELRTYARLLIKAIKAGDKTEALTVFSKLASKLDRAAKTKLIHKKNADRKKSRMALRINSIETKAA
- the glmM gene encoding phosphoglucosamine mutase, which encodes MRFTKEYDLSSLMISISGVRGKIGLGFGLEEALAFSKSFASMMNGGTAVIGRDSRPSGPYLESLLTSALLASGNSVLTLGLVPTPTTKAVVNLSKANGGIMISASHNPMDWNAFKFISKKGFFFSAEENKKLLSIIQNGSYPKEQISPKGYIDSGEDYIDLHLSSVLKRVNVAKIKKKKFTVFVDAVGGAGSYVVPKFLQMLGCKVVAHNCNPDGTFPRPPEPTAAALKSVEPYFKKSKADIGFALDPDADRLVLFSPKRGAVSEEYTLPLALMNVLSTAKKKAKVVVNLSTSFLNEEVGSRFGAEVIRSKVGEANVVEEMLKTKAVFGGEGNGGVIDPTIPSFGRDTLSGIAHILNLMAETGKSADALLDELPSLYMDKQSFPLATGMSLESLYEKFKSEFSPKVISEKDGLWMYVSDSWIHIRPSNTEPIFRVITETKSKSDLETTLKRVKQCVES